TGTGCGCACTGGTGGGCGCGAGCGCGTACCTCACGGTGACGCTCAACATCCCGCTGGCCGCCACCCTGCTGGCCGCGACCTGGGGTGGTGACGCCCTCTTGCCCGCCGCGCTCATCTCCTCGGGCCTGGCCCACGCCCTCAGTGGGCAGTTCGGCTACGTGGACGGACAGCTCAAGGACCGCCGCACCGCCGAGATGCAGCTCATCACGCCCACCACCACCATCCTCAGCGCCGCGCCGCCGGAGAGCAGCGAGGAAGCGCTCTACCGGGTCGCTGCGCCGCCTTCATGGCTGGGAGCCAGAATCAACGTGCTGAGTCTGCCCGCCGGAGCGCAGGTCGTCGGCCTGGAGCGCGGGGAGGCGATTCTGAGTGCCACCCCCGACCTCAAGCTCGAAGAAAACGACGTGCTGGACATCGTCGCCACCGACGCCGCCTTCGGCAAGCTGCGCGAACTGCTGAACCTGGGATGAGTGGTCCGGTCTGCTAATCCAGGTTGGGCTCACCAGTCTGCGACAGTAAGCTCAGAGCGCACTGTGCGGCTGCCGCAGCACGCCGTAAGCCAGCAGCGCAATGGCCACCGCACCCGCCAACGCCAGCAGGCGTTCAAACAGGCCGCCCCAGCCCGAAGCATTGAGCAGCCCCGTCGCCACGAAAAACACCAGAAAGGCGATGGTCAGTCCCTGCACAGCGTTGGCCCACTGTCGCCACTGCGGCAGCTTCTTCATGGCCGGGGCGAGAAAAAAGCCAGCGGCAACAAACAGCATTGCGCCAACGGTACTGAGGGCCGAATCGAGTGTGCCGCCCAGATTGGCAACCTGCGCGGCGTCGCCGCATCCGGCATCGGCCAGGCGGCAGGCCAGGCGCTCGAAGGGGCTGAGCAGATCGCCCAGGCCGAAGATCGAGAGGACCAGCAGGGTGCAGCCGAGCGCCGCGCTCCAGCCCGCCGATTTGAGGGCAGGCCACAGCGAGAAGGCTGCGAACAGCACCACCGCCGCGCCGCAGAGGGTCAGCACCACCACCAGTACGGCCCCGTGCGGCGCGGTCACGGCGTACATGTCGCTGATGGAATGGGCCAGCACGCTATATCGCGGCCCCTGCCAGAGCACAGCCAGCAGCCAGCTCAGCACAAACACGATCTGGGCGCTGAGGGCGGCCCAGGCCAGCACGCGGCTGAGCGAAAGGAAACGCCTATCCATCATTTGAGACGCAGTCATTACCGGTCCTCCTGCCCTGCCCTGATGCTTGCCACCAGTCTGCGAGCCGCCCTGCGGGAAGTCAAGCCGACGTGCGCGCCGCCCTGGTGTGCAGGCCAGGACTGAAGGCGGGCTTGAGGCACCGGGTGGCCTATCATGGAGCCATGCCTGACCCAGCCTTCCGCACGCTGAGCGAGGAAGACTACCTCCGCATTGAGGAGATCAGTTCGGTCAAGCGGGAGTGTGTGGACGGTTTCGTATATGCACAGGCAGGAGCGACGAACGCCCATAATCTGATTTGTAGCAACATTCATTTCGCTCTCTACCTATCGGCACGAGCCAAAGGCTGCTTTGTCTATCCGAGTTATATGAAAGTAAGAATTAAGACGAGCAGGGGTATAAAATATTATTATCCCGATATTGCAGTCAACCGCGCCCCGCTGAATCCAGATGCGTTATATATGACTCAGCCTTGCCTCATTGTAGAGGTACTGAGCAAAGGAACACACAAGATAGACGAGTCTTACAAAGCTGAGCATTACCTCAGTCTCGATTCGTTGCAGGCTTACTTGCTGGTGGACGCCCGCAGCCGCGTCTCCGTCATTCACCGCCGCACGCCCGAAGGCTGGGTTTACTGACATCTTTCAGTTTACGCGGCGCAGCGCTGCTTCTCGTCCCAGACGGCCAAAATTTGTTGCTGTGCCCTCTCCAGCTCGAAAAGCTGCACCCAGCCGACGAACTTCTGGCGGACCTGGCGAGCAAGCGCGCCCCAGTCAGGCCAAGCGGAACCCGCTTGGCCTGATCCGGTTTGATCCAGGTGCTCGAAGTGGCAGAGCAAGAAGCAAGCCAAACTCAGGCACAGGTATCGCAAGACCCCCTGCTTGGTTTTCTGACCGAACTTCCCAAAGGCAAAGCAACTTTTCAGCGTTTTGAACAGGGCCTCGATTTTCCATCTCCGCCGTCCGGTTTGTTTCGCTGTTCTGGGTGTCCTTGAGCGGGAAGACACGAGAAAGCGCTGTTCCTGCCGCTCACCCTGCTTGGCGGGAAGCCAGACCCAGTACAGCCACAGAGGCACGCCGGGGAGACCCTTCAATTCGACCCGGCGCTGTTGCCCGGTGATGTCCTTCAGAGGCTGACCGTCCATGGTCGGCCGATCCGCCCGGACACCCACGGTGAACGCCAGTCCCGACGCCCGGACGCCGGACATGAAAGCGGCGCTGCAAAACCCGGCGTCCGCGAGCAGATGCACCTGTCTCGCCCGTGACCGCACTTCCGGGGGGAGTTGTCGAACCAGTCGCAAAGCCAAATCTGAAGGGGAGGGCGTGGCTTTACCACGCCAGATCTTCAGGCCCCAGGGCAAGCGGAGATCACCACAGCAGACGTACAGCATCACGACGTGGAGGCCACGCACGCCGTTCAGGGTGTGAATCCAACCGTCCAGTTCGGCAAACACGCCTTCTTTAGCGACGGAGGTGGTATCCACGATGATCTCGATGAGCGGTGGACGCCCCCGGCGTCCACCCAGGTACGCCTGAAACGTCCTCAAAGCGTGCTGACGCATCACCCGCAGGAGGGTTCGCAAGCTCCAGGGCTGGTGGTTGAGAAACCGGCTGATGGCCCCGGCGACTTGGCGGTGGACGCATGAAAACGAGAGAGGCCTAACGCCTCTAGAAAACAGCTCAGGACGACTTGCAGGTTGTCCCGATGCTGCTTGCGGGAACCGACAGTGAGCATGGCAGAATAAAGCTGTCCAGCACGGTCATTTTCCTTTGACACACCCTCATTTTGAGGCAGGAAGCCGTGCTGGACGTCCTTCCCTCAGCAGCTGACACTTCAAGATTTTCCTGCACTGGGAGGGAGGAAAGGCGTTTTGAGCAGTAAAAGATGTGTCCAGAACGCATCCATCCCCCAACGAATTGCGTCGCTCAGCACCCTCAGGCCGATCCTGACTTGACTTTTAGGGAGTCGTCCCCGGTTATCTCTTTTCGGCGGGTCAGCGGCCTGCTCATCTTCTCCAATCCGTAAGGTCCAGGCCAGGACGATGCACAGCAGTCCGAACAGCCTGGAAATCCGGTCCGGTGCGGTCATATGGGTCGCTTCCAGATTCAGACCTCGCGTCTTCATCGCGGAGAATGAACACTCGATCCCCCAACGCTTCCGGTAGGTCTGAAGTACGTTCCAGACGGGTAAATCCGAGATGACAATCACCCTCTCTCCCGTAGGAGAGAGGGTGGCGACCACGTTCATCCACCCGCCGTACACCCAGGTCCGCTCATACAGGGAGCGCACCTCACCCGGTTTCAGTCCTGCGAACTGATCGCGGGCTCACTCGTCGTCGATGCGGGTATTCTCCTTGATCCGTAGGCACATCCGCAGTTTCTTCCAGCGCAAGAAACTGCACCAATCCTCTCCGATGAACTCGCGATCGGCGATAAGCACCGCCCACCGCTTCGCAGGAAGCACTTGGAGCAATTTTGAGACCAGGAGGATCCGTGCGCCGGTATGGCTATTGCCCTGATGAGGGAGCACCTTCCACATCAGAGGGAGCACGACTCCACCCAGCGCGACACCGAGGACCAGGATGTTGAGCGGCGTCTTTCCGTAATGCCAATTGGTCCGGTCCATCACGAACGTGAGTTTCCCTGCGGGGAGTCAGGGGAGCAGGACGTCCAAGACGTCCTGTGGAGTGAGCTGAGCGTCATGAAATACCCGTGCCACAGTTCGGGTTTTGGATTCTGGTGAACCGGCACGTGGGATGTTCAGGGCGATCTTTCGGTGAACGGTGGACTCGGCCTGAATGATGCCGAACAGCACTTCGGACACTCTGCGGAGCGCGTCGATTCGACGGTGGGGGAGCTTGAGTTTGAGATAAGCAGTGAGCGTGTCAGCATGAAGCAGGGCGGTCGTTCGGATTGTCACAGACCGAGATACCGCCCTGCATGCTGCTGTTTTGCGTCCTAGACGCCATTTTCACCGAAGTGTCAGCTGCTGAGAATAACGCTATATTTTCCGTATGAATCTTCGTTTAGAAATATAGGAGGAATAGGAACATTCATCAAGAGAGACTCTACCAATTTAGATTTTCTTAGATCATCCCATCTAAATCGCCTCTGATATTTGGGTTTCAGATCTATCGTTTGCTTTCTTATCAATGTATCAAGCGTATCTAGATTATAATCGACGACACTTGTAATAATTTCTTTCTGCTTTTCTTCCCATCTGATGATAGGAGCTTTGTCATCAATTAAATCAACTATACTGATCTCATCTGACACAAAAATATCTTTTTTCATATTTTTCTCCTGAAAATAGCATCTTGCTTTCTCCAACTTTTTTCAAAAAAAATTTATCATACATAGAAAGCCCCCACCACTTCGGCAGGGGCTTTCTCCTTCTCACTCCTCAGCGCTTACGCTTGCGCGGTCTCGCCTTTCTTCAAGATGCTCCGCAGCACGGTTTGCAGGATGCCGCCGTTTTTGTAGTAGTCCACTTCAACGGGCGTATCGATCCGGCACTGCACCACAATGTCACGGCTCTGGCCCTTCAAATCGGTGACGGTCACGGTCACGTCCTCGCGGGGCTTGAGGGTCGCGGGCAGGTGGAAGTGGAAGCTCTCCTCACCCGTGATGCCCAGCGAGTCGGCGGTCTGGCCGTTCTTGTACATCAGGGGTAGCACGCCCATGCCGACGAGGTTGCTGCGGTGAATGCGCTCAAAGCTCTCGGCAATCACGGCCTTGACGCCCAGCAGGAAGGTGCCCTTGGCGGCCCAGTCGCGGCTGCTGCCCATGCCGTAGTCCTTGCCCGCCAGCACCACCAGTGGCACGCCCGCCGCCTTGTAGGCCACCGAGGCGTCGTAAATGCTGGTCACTTCGCCGTTCAGGAAGTTGGTAGTGAATCCGCCTTCCGTGCCAGGCGCGAGCTGGTTCTTGAGGCGGATGTTGGCAAAGGTACCGCGCGTCATGATGCGGTCGTTGCCGCGCCGTGAGCCGTAGGAGTTGAAATCCTTCTGCGGCACGCCGTTCTCGATCAGGTACCTGCCAGCGGGCGACGACGCGCCGAAGCTCCCGGCGGGGCTGATGTGGTCGGTGGTCACGGAGTCCGACACCTTCACCAGCACGCGGGCGCTGGCAATATCGCTGACTTCCTTCACGCCGTCGGCCAGATTCTCGAAGAACGGCGGGTTCTGGATGTAGGTGCTGTCCTCGTTCCAGTTGTAGAGGTCGCCGCCCGACACCGGAATGGCGTTCCACTGGGCGTTGCTCTGTTCGATGCCGTCATAAATCTTCTTGAACATCTCGGCGTTGATGGCCGCGTCCATGACTTCCTGAATCTCGGCGTTGCTGGGCCAGAGGTCCTTGAGGTAGACCGGATAGCCGTCCTTGCTGGTGCCGATCACACCTTTGGCGAGGTCGATATCCACCGTTCCGGCCAGCGCATAGGCCACCACCAGCGGCGGCGAGGCGAGGTAGTTGGCACGGATATCGGGGTTGATGCGGCCCTCGAAGTTGCGGTTGCCCGACAGCACTGAGGCCGCCACCAGATTGCCTTCCTTGATGGCGTCCACGGTGGCTTCCGGCAGCGGGCCGGAGTTGCCGATGCAGGTGGTGCAACCGTAACCTACGGTGTTGAAGCCGATCTGGTCGAGGTAGGTTTGCAGGCCCGCCGCTTCCAGGTACTCGGTCACGACGCGCGACCCGGGGGCCAGCGACGTCTTGACCCAGGGCTTGCTGTCCAGGCCCAGTTCCACAGCCTTCTTGGCAACCAGACCCGCCGCGATCAGCACACTGGGGTTGGACGTGTTGGTGCAACTGGTAATCGCCGCCAGCACCACCGAGCCGTGCCCGATCTGATAACCCGTGCCGGTGATGGTGCCTTTCGCGCCCAGGGTGTCGGCGGGGAGCTCGAAGCCGCGCTGCTTGATGGGAGCCAGGAGCGCCTCGCCAAAGACCGGCTGCATGTCAGTCAGGGCCACCCGGTCTTGCGGGCGCTTGGGGCCGGAGAGGCTCGGAACCACCGTGCCGAGGTCAAGTTCGATGGTGCTGGTAAACACCGGGTCGGGCGTTTCGTCGGTGCGAAACAGACCCTGGGCCTTGCAGTACTTCTCGACAAGTTCGACTTCGTCGGGCAGGCGTCCGGTGCGGCGCAGGTAGCGCAGCGCTTCGTCGTCCACCGGGAAAAAGCCCATCGTCGCGCCGTACTCGGGAGCCATGTTGGCGATGGTGGCGCGGTCCGGCAGGGTCATGTTGCTCAGGCCCGCGCCGTAGAACTCCACGAACTTGCCGACCACGCCCGCCTTGCGCAGCATCTCGGTGACGGTCAAGGCGGTGTCGGTGGCAGTGACGCCCTCGGCGGGCTTGCCGGTCACCTTGAAGCCGACCACTTCCGGCATCAGCATATAAATCGGCTGGCCCAGCATCACTGCTTCGGCCTCGATGCCGCCGACCCCCCAGCCCACGATGCCCAGGCCGTTGATCATGGTGGTGTGCGAATCGGTGCCGACCAGCGAATCCGGATAGACCACGATGCCGTCGTCTTCGGGGCGGCTGTGCACGCCCTTGGCGAGGTACTCAAGGTTGACCTGGTGAACAATGCCCGAAGCGGGCGGCACCACGCCAAAATTGTCGAAGGCCTGCTGGCCCCAGCGCAGAAACTCGTAACGCTCGTTGTTGCGCTCGAATTCCAGCGCCATGTTGTGCAGCAGGGCCAGATCGGTGCCGTACTCGTCGACCTGCACCGAGTGGTCAATCACCAAGTCCACCGGAATCAGCGGGTTGATCTTCTTGGGATCGCCGCCCAGGGCCACCATCGCGGTCCGCATGGCGGCCAAATCGACCACCGCAGGCACGCCGGTAAAGTCCTGCAAAATCACGCGGGCAGGCTTGAAGGGAATTTCAATTTCTTCGTTGACCGGCTTCCAACCCGCGACGTTCAGCACGTCTTCTTGACGCACGTCATAGTCGTTGGCTTCTCGCAGCACGCTTTCGAGCAGCACTTTGACCGAGAAAGGCAGCTTGTCGACATTGAAGCCGCGCTCCTTGAGCTTGTCGAGTCGGTAGTAGTAGACCTTGCCGCTGGCGTTCTCACTCAAAACGTCGCGTGCGCCGAATAAATTCTGTGCCATTGCTGCCTCCCCTGCTTCCAGCCATCTGCCGGAAGTTGCCCGACTCAGCGGTACTCGACGGACAATCGTATGGAGCCATGATATACGGCCTGGGCATGGGAAGGGAGGCCCAGGGCACCCAGACCCGTTTACCGACAAAGTAACACTCAAGCCTCTGGCCCTTCTGCACTCAGTGGGCCTTGACTTGAAAAATGTTCCCAGCAAAGGGACAGATAAGGAGCGCTGTTCTGCGACTGACGTGAAGCAACACTCAAGCCGCTGAAGTGTGCGCTGAGAAGGGCTGGGTTAGGCTGAGCAGCAGAACCACAACCAGGAATGCAAACAGTCACAGGAGGATAAAAGCTATGGGAGAAGGAAAGCCGAACGCCAACGCCGAAGGCCGTCAGGTCGAAGCGCAGATGGAAGAGAACTTTGCGCCCCAGACCGTTCCCGAAGAGAAATCCGATGAGTACTGGGACGACACTTCGGATAAGGGAACGCAGGTCGAGTCTCATGACACGCCGCAGACAGCGGCACCTGCTCCCGGAGTGGGCAGCATTCCCGAAAAGTCGGTCACCTACGGCAGCCTCAAGGACGGTATGACGCCCAGCGGGACCACCACCGATCCCGAGGGTCAGGCGGGCACGCCGAAACTCGGCCAGGACTGACAACACCCAGGACAAGTAGGTCAGAGTCAGGCAATCAGGATGCTGTGTTCGGCCTCGCGGTGCAGCCCATCGTGAGTCAGCAGTGTGGCGCACGCATGACCCAACCCGTGTTCCGCTTTCAGCCAATCGGCGATGCCGACACCCGTTTTGGCTTTGATGTTGGTGTCATAGCCCTGCCGAATTCCTTCGGAGGCTTTAGGCATCTGTGCCTTCTTCAGGCGTCCAGAAATGGCGTGACCACAACGGCCAGCAGCGGCGACACGAAGATGTCGTAATGGGTCGTGCCCGGCAGGACGGCGAGGCGCGTAGCGGGCAGCGCGGCCCCGTCCCAGCCGGGATCTTTCTGGCCGCCGCCAAGTAAGCCGAACCATTCGGCGGCGTGCTGGGGGCCGAACAGATCGGCGTCGCCCACCACGATGCAGACCGGCATCTCGAGAGCCGCTGCCTGGGCGGTCCAGTCGTAGTCCAGGCCCATCATCTGGCCCAGTTTGGTCACCAGCACCGGCCAGTCCTCAACCCTGGGCGCGACCTGGGCGTAGGCGGCGTACATCGGAGACGACTTCATGCCCTCGGCAGCCTGCGGTCCCATCTGGGCCATGCCTGCCCGCACCTCGGGATACCAGGCGTCGCTGTTGACCGGGAACGACACGACCACCAGCCTGCGCACGACTTCGGGGTGACAGATGGCCGTTTGCAGCGCCGCGCCGCCACCAAATGAGTAGCCCATCACGTCCACCTGCACGAGCTTCAGATACCCGGCCAGCGCGGCCAGGTCGCCCGCCAGCGCTTCGAAGCTCAGTGGGCGGTCAATGTCGGCGGTGCGTCCGTGTGCCTGCAAATCCACGGCGATGACCTGCCGATTCTGGGCCAGCCTGGGCAGCACCCCGGCAAACATCCCCGTCGTGCCGAAGCCGCCGTGCAGGAGGATCAGCGGCGGTGTGTCGCCCTGCGCCTCACCGTGAATCTCGTAGTAGAGCTGGAGTCCGTTGACGGGTGCGTAGCCGCTGCTGGCCGGGCTGAGGGTGGGGGCGGTCATCACGTCGGTCATGGGGCTGCTCCTTACGGTGAGAACTTGAGAAACGAAAGGGCCAACGCCCGACGAATCTCGGCGGACGGCTTTCAATCTGGATACGAATATGGATTGCTAATTACGACTTTAGCAGAATAGCGTGCCAATTGCAACGCGCTGAACTTTTGCCTGGCTTGTATGGCACTACAGCCCGCAGGCCCGCTCCAGCAGAAATCTCACCTCGTCACGGCCCATTCGGCGCGCGGGCAGCGTCACGTCCAGGGGCAGCGGGGCCGCCTCGCCCACCTTCGGCATGAACTTGAATTCCGGGCGCACGATCAGGTCGCGCTGCCGGGTGAAGGCCAGCACGAAATTCAGGCGCAGAAGGTAAGCGGCGTTGAGCGTTTCGCGCAGTGGGGTGCCGTCACCACCCAGCAGAGCGAGCAGGGCCGGATGCGGCGAGAGGCCGTCTTCCAGGGCAATGAGCACTTTCGCCTGATCGAGCAGCAGCCCCGCGCCTTCCAGCGTGTGGCCAGCGATGCGGCGGCGACAGATGGCCTGGCTTTCGCCGCGCACCACGCTGATCTCGCG
This portion of the Deinococcus rubellus genome encodes:
- a CDS encoding DUF998 domain-containing protein, with product MTASQMMDRRFLSLSRVLAWAALSAQIVFVLSWLLAVLWQGPRYSVLAHSISDMYAVTAPHGAVLVVVLTLCGAAVVLFAAFSLWPALKSAGWSAALGCTLLVLSIFGLGDLLSPFERLACRLADAGCGDAAQVANLGGTLDSALSTVGAMLFVAAGFFLAPAMKKLPQWRQWANAVQGLTIAFLVFFVATGLLNASGWGGLFERLLALAGAVAIALLAYGVLRQPHSAL
- a CDS encoding Uma2 family endonuclease translates to MPDPAFRTLSEEDYLRIEEISSVKRECVDGFVYAQAGATNAHNLICSNIHFALYLSARAKGCFVYPSYMKVRIKTSRGIKYYYPDIAVNRAPLNPDALYMTQPCLIVEVLSKGTHKIDESYKAEHYLSLDSLQAYLLVDARSRVSVIHRRTPEGWVY
- a CDS encoding transposase gives rise to the protein MRTLLRVMRQHALRTFQAYLGGRRGRPPLIEIIVDTTSVAKEGVFAELDGWIHTLNGVRGLHVVMLYVCCGDLRLPWGLKIWRGKATPSPSDLALRLVRQLPPEVRSRARQVHLLADAGFCSAAFMSGVRASGLAFTVGVRADRPTMDGQPLKDITGQQRRVELKGLPGVPLWLYWVWLPAKQGERQEQRFLVSSRSRTPRTAKQTGRRRWKIEALFKTLKSCFAFGKFGQKTKQGVLRYLCLSLACFLLCHFEHLDQTGSGQAGSAWPDWGALARQVRQKFVGWVQLFELERAQQQILAVWDEKQRCAA
- a CDS encoding DUF262 domain-containing protein — protein: MKKDIFVSDEISIVDLIDDKAPIIRWEEKQKEIITSVVDYNLDTLDTLIRKQTIDLKPKYQRRFRWDDLRKSKLVESLLMNVPIPPIFLNEDSYGKYSVILSS
- the acnA gene encoding aconitate hydratase AcnA; its protein translation is MAQNLFGARDVLSENASGKVYYYRLDKLKERGFNVDKLPFSVKVLLESVLREANDYDVRQEDVLNVAGWKPVNEEIEIPFKPARVILQDFTGVPAVVDLAAMRTAMVALGGDPKKINPLIPVDLVIDHSVQVDEYGTDLALLHNMALEFERNNERYEFLRWGQQAFDNFGVVPPASGIVHQVNLEYLAKGVHSRPEDDGIVVYPDSLVGTDSHTTMINGLGIVGWGVGGIEAEAVMLGQPIYMLMPEVVGFKVTGKPAEGVTATDTALTVTEMLRKAGVVGKFVEFYGAGLSNMTLPDRATIANMAPEYGATMGFFPVDDEALRYLRRTGRLPDEVELVEKYCKAQGLFRTDETPDPVFTSTIELDLGTVVPSLSGPKRPQDRVALTDMQPVFGEALLAPIKQRGFELPADTLGAKGTITGTGYQIGHGSVVLAAITSCTNTSNPSVLIAAGLVAKKAVELGLDSKPWVKTSLAPGSRVVTEYLEAAGLQTYLDQIGFNTVGYGCTTCIGNSGPLPEATVDAIKEGNLVAASVLSGNRNFEGRINPDIRANYLASPPLVVAYALAGTVDIDLAKGVIGTSKDGYPVYLKDLWPSNAEIQEVMDAAINAEMFKKIYDGIEQSNAQWNAIPVSGGDLYNWNEDSTYIQNPPFFENLADGVKEVSDIASARVLVKVSDSVTTDHISPAGSFGASSPAGRYLIENGVPQKDFNSYGSRRGNDRIMTRGTFANIRLKNQLAPGTEGGFTTNFLNGEVTSIYDASVAYKAAGVPLVVLAGKDYGMGSSRDWAAKGTFLLGVKAVIAESFERIHRSNLVGMGVLPLMYKNGQTADSLGITGEESFHFHLPATLKPREDVTVTVTDLKGQSRDIVVQCRIDTPVEVDYYKNGGILQTVLRSILKKGETAQA
- a CDS encoding DUF4287 domain-containing protein, which produces MPKASEGIRQGYDTNIKAKTGVGIADWLKAEHGLGHACATLLTHDGLHREAEHSILIA
- a CDS encoding alpha/beta fold hydrolase, with product MTDVMTAPTLSPASSGYAPVNGLQLYYEIHGEAQGDTPPLILLHGGFGTTGMFAGVLPRLAQNRQVIAVDLQAHGRTADIDRPLSFEALAGDLAALAGYLKLVQVDVMGYSFGGGAALQTAICHPEVVRRLVVVSFPVNSDAWYPEVRAGMAQMGPQAAEGMKSSPMYAAYAQVAPRVEDWPVLVTKLGQMMGLDYDWTAQAAALEMPVCIVVGDADLFGPQHAAEWFGLLGGGQKDPGWDGAALPATRLAVLPGTTHYDIFVSPLLAVVVTPFLDA